A region from the uncultured Holophaga sp. genome encodes:
- a CDS encoding NTP transferase domain-containing protein — protein sequence MDQHPAPLIGLLLLTGGKGSRMGEPKYAIPHPEGGSWAGHLVRVFEEAFPDATLRILGNPVPERPELRSVEDPRQGPAIALRSWAIAEDAQVDWWWIAACDQVRWHPEALKAWFTQATAGGIWTLGSQGGRFQPMGSWFPGSLLPLLASTEARSVHALLEHLPHRLLEVTGQEWLDLDTPEERQAWELHN from the coding sequence ATGGACCAGCATCCGGCTCCCCTCATCGGACTCCTCCTCCTGACCGGGGGCAAGGGGAGCCGCATGGGCGAACCCAAGTACGCCATCCCGCACCCCGAAGGGGGTTCCTGGGCCGGTCATCTTGTGAGGGTCTTCGAGGAGGCTTTCCCGGACGCCACCCTGAGGATCCTGGGGAACCCAGTCCCGGAGCGCCCTGAACTCCGCTCGGTCGAGGATCCCCGCCAGGGCCCGGCGATCGCCCTCAGGAGCTGGGCGATCGCCGAAGACGCCCAGGTGGACTGGTGGTGGATCGCCGCCTGCGACCAGGTCCGCTGGCACCCCGAAGCCCTGAAGGCCTGGTTCACCCAGGCCACCGCCGGGGGCATCTGGACCCTCGGCAGCCAGGGAGGACGCTTCCAGCCCATGGGAAGCTGGTTCCCGGGTTCTCTCCTCCCCCTCCTGGCCAGTACCGAGGCCCGAAGCGTCCACGCCCTGCTGGAGCACCTGCCCCACCGCCTCCTGGAGGTGACGGGGCAGGAGTGGCTGGACCTCGATACCCCAGAAGAGCGGCAGGCTTGGGAATTACATAATTAA
- a CDS encoding putative metalloprotease CJM1_0395 family protein — MDFAAVASAKLTPIAGVTASVAPARTAGSGSAGSGTVQDSVEISQEGQAASQSAEQVQDPEKQDGTQEKATQAAGTNSQDLSKEQKDEVDKLKARDTAVKAHEAAHLAAAGGLAQGGPSFTYQQGPDGAKYAIGGEVSIDTSPVKGDPEATMAKAQRIIAAALAPADPSPQDRTVAAMATAMEMQAASELAKSKGGQPSQVGSQLDISA, encoded by the coding sequence ATGGATTTCGCCGCCGTCGCCAGCGCCAAGCTGACCCCGATCGCCGGGGTGACCGCCTCCGTGGCCCCCGCCAGGACGGCGGGGAGCGGTTCCGCGGGCTCAGGTACCGTCCAGGACAGCGTTGAGATTTCTCAGGAAGGCCAGGCCGCGTCCCAAAGCGCCGAACAGGTCCAGGATCCGGAAAAGCAGGACGGCACCCAGGAGAAGGCCACCCAGGCTGCCGGCACCAACTCGCAGGACCTCAGCAAGGAGCAGAAGGACGAAGTCGACAAGCTCAAGGCCCGGGACACAGCCGTGAAGGCCCATGAGGCCGCGCACCTCGCCGCCGCCGGGGGACTGGCCCAGGGAGGTCCCTCATTCACCTACCAACAGGGTCCGGATGGCGCGAAATATGCGATAGGTGGTGAGGTTTCCATCGACACCAGCCCGGTGAAGGGTGATCCCGAAGCCACCATGGCCAAGGCCCAGAGGATCATCGCTGCAGCCCTGGCCCCAGCGGATCCCTCCCCCCAGGACCGCACCGTGGCAGCCATGGCCACGGCCATGGAGATGCAGGCAGCGTCCGAGCTGGCCAAGAGCAAAGGGGGCCAACCCTCACAGGTCGGCTCGCAGTTGGACATCAGCGCCTGA